The following proteins are co-located in the Dietzia timorensis genome:
- a CDS encoding cysteine desulfurase: MSSALDITKIREDFPILSRTVRDGKPLIYLDSGATSQRPRQVLDAEYEFLTTSNAAVHRGAHQLAEEATDAYEDAREALAGFVGADADELVFTKNATEALNLVAFVLGDDRFEGHHVGEGDEIVISELEHHANLVPWQELARRTGATLKWFGLTEDGRIDLDSLELTERTKVVALTHQSNVTGAVLDVARVVDMAQAVGALTVLDACQSVPHMPVDFHALGVDYAAFSGHKMLGPSGVGVLYGRRELLAQMPPFLTGGSMIETVTMEGTTFAAPPQRFEAGVPMTSQAVGLGAAVRYFERIGMDAVAAHEAELTARALEKVSAIDGVRIVGPTDTTARGGAVSFVVDGVHAHDVSQVLDDRGIAVRVGHHCAWPLHRAYGISSTVRASFAVYNTLDEADALAEAVVAAQDFFAVR; this comes from the coding sequence TTGTCCTCAGCACTGGATATCACCAAGATCCGCGAGGACTTTCCGATACTGTCGCGCACGGTGCGCGATGGAAAGCCCTTGATCTACCTGGACTCGGGCGCCACATCGCAGCGCCCGCGGCAGGTGCTCGACGCCGAGTACGAATTCCTCACGACCTCGAATGCGGCGGTCCACCGAGGCGCGCACCAGCTCGCCGAGGAGGCGACCGACGCCTACGAGGATGCGCGTGAGGCGCTCGCCGGCTTCGTCGGCGCCGATGCCGATGAGCTCGTGTTCACCAAGAATGCGACCGAGGCTCTCAACCTCGTGGCGTTCGTCCTCGGCGACGACCGCTTCGAGGGGCACCACGTCGGCGAGGGCGACGAGATCGTCATCTCCGAACTCGAGCATCACGCCAACCTCGTGCCGTGGCAGGAGCTCGCCCGCCGCACGGGCGCGACTCTCAAATGGTTCGGGCTCACCGAGGACGGTCGCATCGACCTCGATTCGCTAGAGCTCACCGAGCGCACGAAGGTCGTCGCGTTGACGCACCAGTCGAACGTCACCGGCGCGGTTCTCGATGTGGCCCGTGTCGTCGACATGGCACAGGCCGTCGGGGCGCTCACGGTGCTCGACGCCTGCCAGTCGGTTCCCCACATGCCGGTCGACTTCCACGCGCTCGGTGTCGACTACGCCGCTTTCTCCGGGCACAAGATGCTCGGCCCCTCCGGCGTAGGCGTCCTCTACGGCCGTCGTGAGCTGCTCGCGCAGATGCCGCCGTTCCTCACAGGCGGATCGATGATCGAGACGGTGACGATGGAGGGTACGACATTCGCCGCACCGCCACAGCGGTTCGAGGCGGGAGTGCCCATGACGTCGCAGGCCGTCGGTCTCGGGGCAGCAGTGCGCTATTTCGAGCGCATCGGAATGGATGCGGTCGCGGCGCACGAGGCCGAGCTCACGGCGCGGGCCCTCGAAAAGGTGTCCGCCATCGACGGTGTGCGCATCGTCGGGCCGACGGACACCACCGCTCGTGGGGGCGCCGTGTCGTTCGTCGTCGACGGTGTCCACGCCCACGACGTCAGCCAGGTGCTCGACGACCGCGGCATCGCGGTGCGAGTCGGACACCATTGCGCGTGGCCACTGCATCGCGCCTATGGAATAAGTTCGACCGTCAGAGCGTCATTCGCGGTGTACAACACACTTGACGAGGCTGATGCGCTGGCAGAAGCTGTAGTCGCGGCGCAAGACTTCTTTGCAGTGAGGTAG
- the sufC gene encoding Fe-S cluster assembly ATPase SufC: MSTLEIRGLTARVAATDENEEAKEILKGVDLTINSGETHAVMGPNGSGKSTLSYVIAGHPKYEVTGGTITLDGEDVLSMSVDERARAGLFLAMQYPVEVPGVSMSNFLRTAATAVRGEAPKLRHWVKEVKSAMNDLKIDPNFAERSVNEGFSGGEKKRHEILQLDLLKPKIAVLDETDSGLDVDALRVVSDGVNRYKEGENGGILLITHYTRILRYIKPDTVHVFADGRIVTSGGPELADELEEHGYERYTDEAKA, from the coding sequence ATGTCTACATTGGAAATCCGCGGGCTGACCGCGCGAGTGGCAGCTACCGACGAGAACGAGGAAGCGAAGGAAATCCTCAAGGGCGTCGACCTGACCATCAACTCCGGCGAGACCCACGCAGTGATGGGCCCGAACGGTTCCGGCAAGTCCACGCTGTCCTACGTCATCGCCGGCCATCCCAAGTACGAGGTCACCGGCGGCACGATCACCCTCGACGGTGAAGACGTGTTGTCGATGAGCGTTGACGAGCGTGCGCGCGCCGGGCTCTTCCTCGCGATGCAGTACCCCGTCGAGGTTCCCGGCGTGTCGATGTCGAACTTCCTGCGCACTGCCGCGACAGCTGTCCGCGGCGAGGCGCCGAAGCTGCGCCACTGGGTCAAGGAAGTCAAGTCCGCCATGAACGACCTGAAGATCGACCCGAACTTTGCCGAGCGTTCGGTGAACGAGGGGTTCTCCGGCGGCGAGAAGAAGCGCCACGAGATTCTCCAGCTCGACCTTCTCAAGCCGAAGATTGCTGTGCTTGACGAGACCGACTCCGGGCTCGACGTGGATGCGCTTCGGGTCGTCTCCGATGGCGTCAACCGCTACAAGGAGGGTGAGAACGGCGGCATCCTGCTGATTACGCACTACACTCGCATCCTCCGCTACATCAAGCCCGACACCGTCCACGTGTTCGCCGATGGCCGCATCGTCACCTCCGGCGGTCCCGAGCTCGCCGACGAGCTCGAAGAGCACGGCTACGAGCGCTACACCGACGAGGCGAAGGCATAG
- the sufD gene encoding Fe-S cluster assembly protein SufD → MATTEQATDLVPGKVNGATAGKEFDASLTKGDVFTSRDVDAFEVPSFKDEIWRFTPLKRLRGLHDGKGVEVTGSVGLTVADNDGNPVDGVSVENVTTDDPRIGEAGEPRDRVQAQAFTSTDTATIVTVAKERELETPVVVKMTGPGEDKVAFAHTQIRVERFARAIVVLDQVGSGTIGENVEFIVEDGGYLEVITVQDWEDDAAHLAGHHLKVGRDARVRYTAASFGGELIRVSADGHFTAPGGEIEMFGLYFADDGQHIEHRLLVDHDTPNCRSNIMYKGALQGDKASKLPDAHAVWVGDVLIRAAATGTDTYELNRNLILTDGARADSIPNLEIETGEIEGAGHASATGRFDDDQLFYFQARGIPEDVARRLVVRGFFGEVIAKISVKDVRERLAEYVEDELALVGV, encoded by the coding sequence ATGGCAACGACTGAACAGGCCACCGATCTCGTGCCGGGTAAGGTCAACGGCGCCACCGCAGGGAAGGAATTCGACGCATCGCTCACCAAGGGCGACGTGTTCACCTCCCGCGACGTCGACGCCTTCGAGGTGCCTTCCTTCAAGGACGAAATCTGGCGCTTCACCCCGCTCAAGCGACTTCGCGGTCTCCACGACGGCAAGGGCGTCGAGGTCACCGGCTCGGTCGGACTCACGGTGGCCGACAACGACGGCAACCCGGTCGACGGCGTCAGCGTCGAGAACGTCACCACCGATGATCCCCGCATCGGGGAGGCCGGCGAGCCCCGCGATCGCGTGCAGGCCCAGGCCTTCACCTCGACCGACACCGCGACGATCGTGACCGTCGCCAAAGAGCGCGAGCTCGAGACGCCGGTCGTCGTGAAGATGACGGGCCCGGGCGAGGACAAGGTCGCCTTCGCCCACACCCAGATCCGAGTCGAGCGATTCGCCCGCGCGATCGTGGTTCTCGACCAGGTCGGCAGCGGAACGATCGGGGAGAACGTCGAATTCATCGTCGAGGACGGCGGCTACCTAGAGGTCATCACCGTGCAGGACTGGGAGGACGATGCCGCCCACCTCGCCGGTCATCACCTCAAGGTCGGTCGGGACGCCCGCGTGCGCTACACCGCCGCATCTTTCGGCGGCGAGCTGATTCGCGTATCCGCCGACGGCCACTTCACCGCCCCCGGCGGAGAGATCGAGATGTTCGGCCTCTACTTCGCCGACGATGGGCAGCACATCGAACACCGCCTACTCGTCGATCACGACACCCCGAACTGTCGCTCGAACATCATGTACAAGGGCGCACTTCAGGGCGATAAGGCGTCGAAGCTTCCCGATGCCCATGCGGTCTGGGTTGGCGACGTGCTCATTCGCGCGGCTGCCACCGGCACCGACACATACGAGCTGAACCGTAACCTCATCCTCACCGACGGCGCTCGTGCAGACTCCATCCCCAACCTGGAGATCGAGACGGGTGAGATCGAGGGCGCGGGCCATGCGAGTGCAACCGGTCGATTCGATGACGACCAGCTGTTCTACTTCCAGGCCCGCGGCATCCCCGAAGACGTCGCGCGCCGACTCGTCGTGCGCGGCTTCTTCGGCGAGGTGATCGCAAAGATCTCCGTCAAGGATGTTCGTGAGCGTCTCGCGGAATACGTCGAGGACGAGCTCGCGCTCGTCGGAGTCTAG
- the sufB gene encoding Fe-S cluster assembly protein SufB, which translates to MTLSQDQVSAETTERELTTDEEIIDSIGAYQFGWHDSDAAGAAAQRGLSQHVVRDISDKKSEPEWMLEARLKALRIFEKKPMPTWSADLSGIDFDNIKYFVRSTEKQATSWEELPEDIKATYDKLGIPEAEKQRLVAGVAAQYESEVVYHQIREDLESQGVIFVDTDSGLREHPELFKEYFGSVIPAGDNKFSALNTAVWSGGSFIYVPPGVHVDIPLQAYFRINTENMGQFERTLIIVDEGAYVHYVEGCTAPIYKSDSLHSAVVEIIVKKGGRCRYTTIQNWSNNVYNLVTKRARAEEGATMEWIDGNIGSKVTMKYPAVWMTGEHAKGEVLSVAFAGEGQHQDTGSKMVHLAPNTSSSIVAKSVARGGGRSAYRGLIQVNPGAKGSKSTVKCDALLVDNVSRSDTYPYVDIREDDVTMGHEATVSKVSDDQLFYLMSRGMDEDEAMAMIVRGFVEPIAKELPMEYALELNRLIELQMEGSVG; encoded by the coding sequence ATGACTCTCAGCCAGGACCAAGTGTCGGCCGAGACAACAGAGCGCGAATTGACCACAGACGAGGAAATCATCGATTCGATCGGTGCTTACCAGTTTGGCTGGCACGACAGTGACGCCGCCGGCGCCGCCGCCCAGCGTGGCCTCTCGCAGCATGTTGTTCGCGATATCTCGGACAAGAAGTCCGAGCCCGAGTGGATGCTCGAGGCTCGCCTCAAGGCGCTCCGAATCTTCGAGAAGAAGCCGATGCCCACCTGGTCGGCCGACCTCTCCGGTATCGATTTCGACAACATCAAGTACTTCGTCCGGTCCACGGAGAAGCAGGCCACGAGTTGGGAAGAGCTCCCCGAGGACATCAAGGCCACGTACGACAAGCTCGGCATCCCGGAGGCGGAGAAGCAGCGCCTCGTCGCCGGTGTCGCCGCACAGTACGAGTCCGAGGTCGTCTACCACCAGATCCGCGAGGACCTGGAGAGCCAGGGCGTTATCTTCGTCGACACCGACTCGGGCCTGCGCGAACACCCCGAGCTGTTCAAGGAGTACTTCGGTTCGGTGATCCCGGCCGGTGACAACAAGTTCTCCGCGCTCAACACCGCGGTGTGGTCCGGCGGTTCCTTCATCTACGTCCCACCGGGCGTCCACGTGGACATCCCGCTGCAGGCCTACTTCCGCATCAATACCGAGAACATGGGCCAGTTCGAGCGCACGCTCATCATCGTCGACGAAGGTGCTTACGTGCACTACGTCGAAGGGTGCACCGCTCCGATCTACAAGTCCGACTCTCTGCACTCGGCGGTCGTCGAGATCATCGTGAAGAAGGGCGGCCGCTGCCGCTACACGACGATCCAGAACTGGTCGAACAACGTGTACAACCTCGTCACCAAGCGTGCACGCGCCGAAGAGGGCGCAACGATGGAATGGATCGATGGCAACATCGGTTCCAAGGTCACGATGAAGTACCCGGCGGTGTGGATGACCGGCGAACACGCCAAGGGAGAGGTCCTTTCCGTGGCGTTCGCCGGTGAGGGACAGCACCAGGACACCGGTTCGAAGATGGTGCACCTCGCGCCCAACACCTCGTCCTCGATCGTCGCCAAGTCCGTCGCCCGTGGCGGTGGACGCTCGGCGTATCGCGGCCTGATCCAGGTCAACCCGGGCGCCAAGGGCAGCAAGTCCACGGTCAAGTGTGATGCTTTGCTGGTCGACAACGTCTCCCGGTCGGACACCTATCCGTACGTCGATATCCGCGAGGACGACGTGACGATGGGTCACGAGGCGACGGTGTCCAAGGTCTCCGACGACCAGTTGTTCTACCTCATGAGCCGCGGGATGGACGAAGACGAGGCTATGGCCATGATCGTCCGCGGTTTCGTCGAGCCGATCGCGAAGGAACTCCCGATGGAGTACGCACTTGAGCTCAACCGTCTGATCGAACTGCAAATGGAAGGATCGGTGGGTTAA
- a CDS encoding helix-turn-helix transcriptional regulator — protein MSVAPIAPESKPDSSSSGDAGAGTREKILGHLLRHPDSTAAEVAQTLSLTPTAVRRHLENLAEESLVETIRRPAGGRGRPARAWRITARGRGLRGDSNGQLALGAIEALREAGGSEAVYTFASRRFEALVAEVEPASGPDDVERAARDLATALSEAGYEATVDESIAGVQLCQHHCPVWDVASHCPELCAAEQDVLEVKLGTHIQRLATLAVGNCACTTNIPVADVRPEEDRDGR, from the coding sequence ATGTCTGTCGCACCTATTGCACCCGAAAGTAAACCCGATTCGTCATCGAGCGGGGACGCCGGGGCGGGTACTCGAGAGAAAATTCTCGGACATCTGCTTCGGCATCCGGATTCGACGGCTGCGGAAGTTGCCCAGACGCTGTCCCTCACTCCGACGGCGGTTCGCCGCCACCTGGAGAATCTCGCAGAGGAGTCGTTGGTAGAAACGATTCGTCGGCCTGCGGGAGGACGTGGGCGCCCGGCGCGAGCCTGGCGGATCACCGCTCGGGGCCGTGGCCTGCGTGGCGATTCCAATGGGCAACTCGCTCTCGGTGCCATCGAGGCGCTCCGCGAGGCGGGTGGCTCGGAAGCGGTATACACGTTTGCTTCACGTCGTTTCGAGGCTCTGGTCGCCGAGGTCGAGCCGGCCTCGGGCCCCGACGATGTCGAACGAGCGGCGAGAGATCTCGCGACTGCATTGTCGGAGGCGGGCTACGAGGCGACGGTGGACGAGTCCATTGCCGGGGTGCAGCTTTGTCAGCACCATTGCCCGGTCTGGGATGTCGCATCGCACTGCCCGGAGTTATGCGCCGCAGAGCAGGACGTGCTCGAGGTCAAGCTCGGTACACACATCCAACGTCTCGCGACATTGGCCGTGGGTAACTGTGCGTGCACCACGAACATCCCCGTCGCAGACGTCCGACCGGAGGAGGACCGCGATGGGCGCTAG
- the mptB gene encoding polyprenol phosphomannose-dependent alpha 1,6 mannosyltransferase MptB, whose product MSAHPGRRSIATRWGERIGHASATFGAATSRIATSEHAHQPLDEIRAIRVARLRLLGTAASMLMAFGAVGAGALPVLQNPAQGERVVGFLLRVQQGSMTIAMIGMVALTLCWLALGYYALGRSFRGRPLPTLRRLELDRIIATWAIPLAVAPPMFSKDVYSYLAHGAMAEVLGDPYSLGPVAALGVDHPLTINVPTMWRETANQYGPAFLAIERFVFEITGDNVVAGLAIHRIFAVLGIIAMAWAIPRLARRCGVSDVAALWLGVGNPLVLFHLVSGIHSESVMLGFLGVGLVAVLRATDHLGPWGAREYALFVAGTVLVTAAAMVKLPVAVALGFVGIALARRLGTSWGAFLRAVGVMAVLSIATTLIAMAVTDSGFGWLTKLGAATAVRSWLSLPTAFGVIVGALGQILGLGDHTEQVLAITQTGGMLVAGLWTLWLLWVVWKGHLHPLGGMGLALLGIVLMFPVVQPWYALWAMVPLAAWVSAWRFRLLVIAYSALLACFVLPPGYGPPPAVTIGAWVATVIVLAIGILLCAWRPGYLRLDRIAQGGGSARAREDIPSTA is encoded by the coding sequence ATGAGCGCCCACCCAGGAAGGCGGAGCATCGCCACTCGGTGGGGCGAGAGGATCGGGCACGCCTCGGCGACCTTCGGCGCGGCAACCTCGCGAATTGCGACGTCCGAGCACGCTCATCAACCACTCGACGAAATCCGCGCCATCCGAGTAGCGAGGCTCCGGCTGCTGGGCACTGCGGCATCGATGCTCATGGCCTTCGGAGCGGTGGGCGCCGGAGCATTGCCGGTGTTGCAGAACCCGGCGCAGGGAGAACGCGTCGTCGGATTCCTGCTACGGGTTCAGCAAGGTTCGATGACAATCGCGATGATCGGCATGGTCGCGCTCACGTTGTGCTGGCTTGCGCTTGGCTATTACGCGCTGGGGCGCTCGTTCCGCGGAAGGCCGCTCCCCACGCTCCGGAGGCTCGAACTCGACCGGATCATCGCCACGTGGGCCATCCCCCTGGCCGTCGCTCCCCCGATGTTCTCCAAGGACGTCTACAGTTATCTCGCCCACGGGGCGATGGCGGAAGTGCTGGGTGACCCGTATTCGCTGGGGCCGGTGGCGGCGCTCGGAGTCGACCACCCGCTCACGATCAACGTCCCGACCATGTGGCGGGAGACGGCCAACCAATACGGCCCCGCCTTCCTTGCGATCGAACGCTTCGTCTTCGAGATCACCGGCGACAATGTCGTTGCGGGCCTGGCGATTCACCGAATCTTCGCGGTGCTCGGAATTATTGCGATGGCCTGGGCTATCCCGAGACTCGCGCGCCGCTGCGGGGTGTCCGACGTCGCCGCGCTGTGGCTTGGTGTCGGCAATCCGCTGGTGCTCTTCCATCTCGTCAGCGGTATCCATAGCGAATCGGTGATGCTCGGGTTCCTCGGCGTCGGTCTCGTCGCGGTTCTGCGCGCCACCGATCACCTCGGCCCGTGGGGCGCACGCGAGTATGCATTGTTCGTCGCCGGAACCGTGCTGGTGACGGCGGCGGCGATGGTCAAGCTGCCGGTCGCCGTCGCCCTCGGGTTCGTCGGTATCGCTCTCGCCCGCCGTCTTGGTACGAGTTGGGGCGCGTTCCTTCGTGCGGTGGGGGTCATGGCGGTCCTGTCGATCGCGACGACCCTCATTGCGATGGCTGTGACCGATTCGGGCTTCGGTTGGCTGACCAAGCTCGGCGCGGCCACTGCCGTGCGGTCCTGGCTTTCGCTACCCACGGCGTTCGGAGTCATCGTCGGCGCGCTGGGGCAGATACTCGGCCTCGGCGACCACACCGAGCAGGTACTGGCAATCACGCAGACCGGCGGGATGCTTGTCGCCGGACTATGGACGCTATGGCTTCTCTGGGTCGTGTGGAAGGGGCATCTCCACCCCCTCGGCGGGATGGGTCTGGCGTTGCTCGGGATCGTCCTCATGTTCCCCGTCGTCCAGCCCTGGTACGCGCTATGGGCAATGGTCCCGCTCGCGGCGTGGGTTTCGGCGTGGCGATTCCGCCTTCTCGTCATCGCGTATTCCGCGTTGCTCGCGTGCTTCGTGCTCCCGCCCGGATACGGTCCGCCTCCGGCGGTGACGATTGGCGCCTGGGTCGCCACGGTGATCGTGCTCGCCATCGGAATTCTTCTTTGCGCCTGGCGACCGGGCTATCTCCGCCTGGACCGGATCGCGCAGGGCGGTGGCTCGGCTCGCGCACGCGAGGACATACCATCGACAGCGTGA
- a CDS encoding ABC transporter ATP-binding protein — protein sequence MDSVTKADETLALRARGLVRRFGETTAVDGIDLDLHRGEVMALLGPNGAGKTSTVEMCEGFIAPDEGSISIFGLDPIANRERVHARVGMMLQGGGAYSASRTEEMLRLIASFYADPIDVDWLLDTLGMREHGRTPYRRLSGGQQQRLSLACAIVGKPELVFLDEPTAGLDAQSRIAVWELVRALRRDGVAVLLTTHLMDEAAELADSVVIIDRGSVVATGSPEQISSLGLNDGVVASFHDDVAASELERLADALSNFDVRVRGGNRANEISIDGASSPEIFAAACAHFAANDMAIERIGRHERSLEDVFLELTGKDLR from the coding sequence ATCGACAGCGTGACCAAGGCCGACGAGACTCTCGCATTGCGTGCCCGCGGGCTGGTTCGCCGATTCGGCGAGACCACTGCGGTAGATGGAATCGATCTGGATCTCCACCGCGGAGAGGTAATGGCGCTCCTGGGGCCGAACGGCGCAGGAAAGACCTCGACAGTGGAGATGTGCGAGGGGTTCATCGCCCCCGACGAGGGCTCGATATCGATTTTCGGTCTCGATCCCATCGCCAACCGCGAACGGGTACACGCCCGGGTCGGGATGATGCTGCAGGGTGGCGGCGCCTACTCGGCCTCCCGCACGGAGGAGATGCTCCGGCTCATCGCCTCGTTCTACGCAGACCCGATCGACGTCGACTGGCTGCTCGACACACTCGGCATGCGCGAACATGGCCGTACCCCGTATCGCCGGCTATCCGGCGGACAACAACAACGCCTCTCACTCGCCTGCGCCATCGTCGGTAAACCGGAATTGGTCTTCCTCGACGAGCCCACGGCCGGGCTCGACGCGCAGTCGCGCATCGCCGTGTGGGAGCTCGTTCGCGCGCTTAGGCGCGACGGCGTCGCGGTACTGCTCACCACGCACCTCATGGACGAGGCAGCCGAACTTGCCGATTCTGTCGTCATCATCGACCGCGGCAGTGTCGTCGCCACCGGATCGCCCGAACAGATTTCGTCGCTCGGGCTCAACGACGGCGTGGTGGCGAGCTTCCATGACGACGTGGCTGCAAGCGAGCTGGAACGCCTCGCCGATGCCCTGAGCAACTTTGATGTGCGCGTACGTGGCGGGAACAGGGCCAACGAGATCAGCATCGATGGAGCTTCCTCCCCCGAGATCTTCGCCGCCGCCTGCGCGCATTTCGCCGCCAACGATATGGCGATCGAGAGAATCGGGCGCCACGAACGCTCCCTGGAAGATGTCTTCCTGGAGCTCACCGGGAAGGATCTTCGATGA
- a CDS encoding ABC transporter permease: protein MSELFPAGTFSNPSAPATRAAMLRSQTKMEVSLFVRNGEQLLLALFIPAALLFGLTMFGGDAIPDPRVDHAVMTVFAVAIMSSAFTGQAIAVGFDRRYGALKRLGGTPLPRSIIVGGKVAAVLVIVLGQLVILGIIAALLGWRPSLGGLLLALIPVILGVTAFCSLGLLLGGTLKAEITLGLANLIWFVLLGFAGLATGIVEVSDSVHNVLLLVPSYALTAGIGESLAGSMPAMELIVLAAWSLLGVTAASRFFSFT, encoded by the coding sequence ATGAGCGAGCTATTCCCCGCCGGAACATTCTCCAACCCCTCGGCGCCGGCCACCCGCGCAGCGATGCTGCGCTCCCAGACCAAGATGGAAGTCTCGTTGTTCGTGCGCAACGGCGAACAACTTCTCCTCGCCCTGTTCATCCCGGCCGCCCTGTTGTTCGGGCTCACGATGTTCGGAGGCGACGCCATCCCGGATCCGCGGGTCGACCACGCTGTGATGACCGTGTTCGCCGTGGCGATCATGTCGAGCGCCTTCACCGGGCAGGCCATCGCCGTCGGCTTCGATCGCCGCTATGGTGCGCTCAAACGCCTCGGCGGCACACCTCTCCCCCGTTCGATAATCGTCGGCGGCAAGGTCGCCGCCGTCCTCGTCATCGTTCTCGGCCAACTGGTCATTCTCGGGATCATCGCCGCGCTTCTCGGCTGGCGCCCCTCGCTCGGCGGCCTGCTTCTCGCGCTCATCCCGGTGATACTCGGTGTCACGGCGTTCTGCAGCCTCGGGCTGCTGCTCGGTGGCACGCTCAAGGCCGAGATCACCCTCGGCCTGGCGAACCTCATCTGGTTCGTTCTCCTCGGCTTCGCCGGGCTCGCTACCGGCATCGTCGAGGTATCCGATTCGGTGCACAACGTCCTGCTCCTCGTCCCCTCTTATGCGCTGACGGCGGGGATCGGCGAATCGCTTGCCGGGAGCATGCCGGCGATGGAGCTCATCGTGCTGGCGGCGTGGTCGCTTCTCGGGGTGACGGCTGCCTCCCGCTTCTTCTCGTTTACCTAG
- a CDS encoding heme A synthase, whose protein sequence is MSSTSQSDARPSPDSAAEARDPGGKARSLLMRLPEPSLRIQWWLALVNLICQIGIMASGATVRVTASGLGCETWPRCNGDSFVPVPGAAPWIHQLIEFGNRTLTFVLTAVSIALLLAVLRAGRRKHLRLLAWIMPFGILAQGIVGGITVLAGLLWWTVALHLIPSLALVWFASILFARIREDDDETVRRTVGTPLRLLTLLSGVALAAVLVTGTLVTGAGPHAGDVRVGAHERLQIDIDLLAHIHGELMLAYLALVIGLIFALYAVGTERLVKRRAIYLAIGVLGQGLIGIVQYWMGVPEVLVVAHVAGAGIVTALTGMLWASGRSRSAALSAVE, encoded by the coding sequence GTGAGCAGCACGAGCCAGTCGGACGCAAGACCCTCCCCCGATTCCGCCGCCGAGGCGCGAGACCCAGGGGGTAAGGCCCGCTCGCTACTGATGCGGTTGCCCGAGCCGAGTCTGCGAATCCAGTGGTGGCTGGCCCTGGTCAACCTGATCTGCCAGATCGGGATCATGGCCTCCGGTGCCACGGTCCGAGTGACCGCATCCGGACTCGGCTGCGAGACGTGGCCCCGATGCAACGGAGACAGCTTCGTTCCGGTGCCCGGCGCGGCGCCGTGGATTCACCAGCTCATCGAATTCGGCAACCGGACACTTACTTTCGTGCTTACGGCGGTGTCCATCGCTCTCCTACTCGCCGTCTTGCGCGCGGGACGGCGCAAGCATCTGCGATTGCTCGCTTGGATCATGCCGTTCGGCATTCTCGCCCAGGGCATCGTCGGCGGTATCACCGTGCTAGCCGGTCTACTGTGGTGGACCGTCGCCCTGCACCTCATCCCGTCGCTGGCGTTGGTCTGGTTCGCGTCGATTCTGTTCGCCCGGATCCGCGAAGACGACGATGAAACGGTCCGGCGCACCGTGGGGACGCCGCTGCGCCTCCTCACGCTACTCTCCGGCGTCGCCCTCGCCGCCGTACTGGTCACAGGCACGCTGGTCACCGGGGCGGGGCCTCACGCCGGCGATGTGCGGGTCGGCGCGCACGAACGCCTCCAGATCGACATCGACCTGCTCGCCCATATCCACGGCGAGCTCATGCTCGCGTACCTCGCGCTGGTTATCGGGCTGATATTCGCGCTCTACGCCGTCGGCACGGAGCGACTCGTCAAGCGCCGCGCCATCTATCTGGCCATCGGCGTACTCGGCCAGGGGCTCATCGGAATCGTCCAGTACTGGATGGGCGTGCCGGAGGTGCTCGTCGTCGCGCACGTGGCCGGAGCAGGTATTGTCACCGCGTTGACGGGCATGTTGTGGGCTTCGGGTCGCTCGCGCAGCGCAGCGCTCTCGGCCGTCGAATAA